The nucleotide window CATTGAATCCATCAACCGTTGAAGTCCTCGCAGTGGACATCTATCCTGAAGCCTCGCTTGCTCCGCCAATCGTCCGCCGAATCCTTCACGGCATCCATGAGTGATTCTGGACCGCAAGCCGCCACAAAAACTCTTTGACAACTTTTTGATGTCCCCATAGCTTTTCCAATCACCATTTCAATATCCATTCTCGTGAATGTGACAGCATCCCAGTCGGTTCCGCCCAGAAGTGCGTCCGTATCACATACCTCCGAGATACTCCCATAGTTGGCAAAACCTGTCTTCGAAGAAAGGCTTCTCTCCATTTCGGGTTGGACCCCAGATTCAACGTCAGAGTATGTGGCAAGACTCGGGCTTGCCACCGAATCCTCGCTCGTGACATAGAGCCTCACACTCACACCTGACCCAGCTTTCGAAAGATTGCGGAGATGCTCGGAGAACCAGCTCAATTGCTCTACTGAATGGTCAAAAAAGGCACAGCAAGTAATCGAAATTGCAGGTTGACATACCTGCACGCTTCACAGCCCACACAAACTCGATAGACTGGTGTATAGGCCGTTCCGACTGGCTCAGGATGCGATTCATGAGACCAACTGTGAACGCTGCTCCACTTCCGCCGGCAATAAGAATCAGCTTGTCGTAACTCTCTGTATTCGGGCATGATGTATATGGGCCGTCTACTGAAGCCCAAGCAGTACAGCGAGGGTAGCGGGCCGCGAAGTTGCCGACTGTCTTGGTAAAGCCCTTCCGTGACTTCATTACCAACTCCAAGCCAGAAGGGCCGTTACTGACGATTGTGAATGGATGACTTTGGAAGAGGTGAATTCTCGGGATCCACAGAAAGCAATGAGCGCCTGGGGGAGCGACCTCGATGCCTGGCTTCTTTAGAAGTAGTCGCGTTCCTCCGCCGGGAAGTGAGTAGAAAGTAGCAGTGTTGTTGACGAGGTTGTAGGTGATTCTCGCGGCCCGAAGTACGCGATCTGCCACCCAGAGTGTGGCGATGAACAGCATCAGCACGGGGAGTTTCTTCGCCCAGTTCGGCCGGTGCAGCGATGTCAACACGACGGCAGCCACGAAACCGACGATGTGACTGACGTAGAAGATCTCGTAGCTTCGGTGTCTAAGAACCCCCATGAGCAAGGCCAACATGGAAATTCCAGCGCCGATACCCTCCAGGTTTTCTTGTTTCACCATGTTTGCCCAGCGCCCCTGGCGGCCGAAGTGTATCGTATAGAAAATGGCATGGAGAAGCACCAGAAGCACCGCCGTATATCCCGCGATGCGGTGAAAGATATTGAGCTGAGCATGTGAAATAGGCGTTATATATGCAAGTGGCGTGTTCTTCAATCCAAAGAATACACACAGCGCCATATTCGCCGCACACATCCTAGGAGATGTCAGACACAGCGCAGAACCATGGGGAGTGCATTGGAAAATTACCATCCGAATCTAGATGCCCAGTGGTTCAGTTGATACATGGCCAGATTtgtcgaggagaagacggtGTTACCAGCGAGGTAGATGCCAACCAATATGATGAGTCCGAAGGAGCGTCGTCCAAACCACCCCCAATCTGCCTGTCTCTCCAGTTTCCTAGAGAGTGATTAGCATGCTGCCGGTCCAAACAAAGAACCCAAGTCTTTTTTCATGATATTTACCGGAAGAGGTGAAACCATTTGAAGAGATGGGGATCTCGCGACGCGCGAGATGCAGCCGAACTCGGGGTCCTGTTGCAAATTTCGCGCAGCCAACGAGCCACAAAGGCAAGGACCAAAAGGCCACAGAGAAACACGGCGTATATTTTCAGCGTCTTCTCATTGCAATGTTGTTTTGTGGTCGGAGGCCTGAGAGCCTGCATCATCGTTGCGGTAGGCATGCTGAGAGCGGCGTGGTGCAAGTCGAGAGTGAACCAGCCGACGAGCATGAGAGCTCGCCTCTGATTGATAAGATGAGGGATGTGGTCTGATTGATAAGATAATCTCGCATGAAATGGAAAATTTCGGGCCCCATACTTTTGCGAGACCGGGGCGGATCATGGAATGGAGAAGCTGATAGGCCAAGGGTGACAAGACTGGGTAGCCCCTTGGCGGCAGGGTTATCGGCATGTGTTCATCTTTCACAGTGAAAGAGGAACCCCGGTAACGAACCTGGGTGACAAGGATGCGAACTGGCTAGCGTTTATCACAGTGAGAAATCGGCTTCCACGGAGAGTCCAGAGACTAGCGTACATCTCAGCTGACTATGGATCCTGTAGTTCATCTGACCTGACCATTGACGTGAGGTAACGATAACTGGGTCAAGCTGGACTATTGGGTCGGGTGACGAGCCTTCTGGTAAGACCAGTCTACTGACTTGTGCAGCATAATCCAGTCAGCCACTCAAGCAAGATGCTGCTGGGCTCGTCGAAGAATGGCAGCAAGGGACCAAAGTCAACACCCGAACCCAAAGATTACTACCAGATTGACACTCTTATAGACTCTCACACTTACGTGCCGTATTGTGTTTGGTGATCGATGCTAAGCAACTCTAAATCTGTGGACAACTTTACATGAGCTGTGAGCTGTTcgaccccccctcccaccccccatGACCCGCCCATCCCATCTTAGTGAGACATGCTCACGTCGTCGATCCACCAGAGAACAGCCCAGTTGATCACCGCCAAAACCCCCAACAGCCACAGAGGCAAGCCCACGAGGTCGTGGGTAAGGCCCCAGCTAAGCatcgcgccgccggccgtcgGTCCCATTATCCGACCTGCGCTCGAGATGCTGGATGCCAGACCGTGTACCGTCCCGAGCAGGTTCGGGCTCGGGGCCGAGTCGTTGACAAgcagcatcgtcgccggGTTGACAAACGTTCGAGACAAGACGTGCATCGTCAGCACGGCCGACAGGCACGTCCAGATCAGGACGGCATCGTCTGGCAACAGTACGAGATAGGGCAGCGAGAAGTACGCGACGATGCTGAGTGGCAGGAAGACGCGGTAGGATTGCCTGACACCAAGCATGCTGATCAGCCTCGGATAGAGAATCAGCTGTAGAGGTATCCCGATCATGCCTATCGTCGTGTTGGCCAACCCGATCTTCTCGCTggagaggccgaggccgccggtgAAGCGGAAGGGCGTGTGGAAGTTGTTGTTTTCCGCCCTGGGCGTCGGTAGGAggctgaagaagatggagtTGAATGCCGAGACGTGCAGGGATTGAAGAAACCGTTGCAGCATGTTGAGGCAGACTTGTCTCGTCAAGATGGCACTGAACGGGGCCCGGATCTTCCTCTTTGGCTTGATCGGCAATGCACCAACCTCCTCGTCTATAGGCCCTTGAACCGAGGCGGACGGAATACCAACGGCTCCTGGATCGTCGTTGTAGCCCGGCACCCGTCGCAGAATCGTATGCATAATGTGCTTGCCCAACCTACGTCCAGCATCCGGCTGATGCTTCAGTTGCGGATGCGTTTCGTCGAGACCCAAGATGATCCCGAGAGTTGCAGTTCCCAGAATGACTGCACAGAACAAGTTGGGAAGCGCATATGGGAAATCCCTCATCCATTGAACACCATGAGCACCGCCGAAGAGCGAGTCTGGTCCGAAAAGGCGTGGGAGAGTATGAACAGGATCGGCGAGGAATCCACTCAGAAGTGGCCCgatgatgacgccgacgTTGAAGCACATGGGCAATAGAAGAAATGCTCGAGGTTGGTACCTGTGGTGTGACCGTGTCAGCATTTAGTCGACGATCTGTAAATGCTAGAAGGACGCTCCGGGAGGGAATTTTACACACCGCTTGTCAACGACAATCTCAGAGACCATAGTCCTGAGAACACCGATGTTCCCATTAAGAGCGCCGGCACAGAaccggaagaagaaggcagcGTATAGAGACGTCGAGAAAGCCATGCCCAACGCAGACATGGCCGAGCCGACAAGCCCAATCGTCAAGACGCGCTTGCGGCCCAGACTCGGGTTGTCCGCGGCATGCCCCCACCAGACAGACGTGAGGCACTGCGCCGCTGCAAACACGGCAGTGAGGTAACCGGCTTGCTTGGGAATCTCGGCAGGGTCGAGGTCCGGGTTGAGCCATTGCAGTTGATAGAAGAGGTAGGACGTCAAAGACCGTTCGCTCAACGGCTCGGCCAGACGGGccatgacgaggacggccaGCTGCCACTTCCCAGGGATCGAAGCCCATGAGACAGAACGAGACTTTGCCGAGTCTGGGCTGCTCGCATGTTCTTGGAGGAGAGGCGTTTCCTCGCATGTTGGTTGTGCTGGACCGGGCTTGGACTTGTCCAGCTCGTTGGGTGATGAGCGGCCCATGTCTGATGGCAAGCAGTCTGCTATGGCTGCAAGTTGTAACAATGGAACAAATGAGAAATGATACAGCAAGAAACAAGttggaggaagaagaaaaagagacgCGCTCAAAGGTCTTTCGAGGACGATGAAAGCCTTAGTCTCCGCTAAGAGCCCGGGTCCATTGTTACCTCCACGATCCATCCCGGTCTATTCGGAGGGCCCACCGGAACTGGGAACAAGAGCCTTCTACCGAACCAGGAACTTTCATGGGCTGGAAAGACGATAGACAGCCACTGGAAGTGGACCAATGTTACCCATGAACAATCTATCGGGGCGGGTCGGGTGCTTGCAGCGACGAGTGAAGCTCGACGACAGACGAGGAGTGGGCATCAAAGTCTGCAAAGTCCTTCTTTTACACAAAAACTTCGCCCTGAAACCCCCCCGCGCAGCGCAATGGATGCCACCTGCATCTGCAGCTCGATTCAACTCTTGGCCAAGGGACACGACGAGGACAGCGCCAGGGCCTTGATCCCTGCTCTAAACTGCCACCTGGAAGatctgcgtcgtcttctGGCCCAGTCAAAATCGCTCTCCCGCGATGTCCGGTATCGAGTCACACCGCGTAATGAGCGAACAGGCAGGGTGTTGTCTGTGACATCAGCCCACATCGCGCCCGTGAACAGGATACGCGAGTTATTCGGCGATACTGTTGGTGAGTTTTGGGTATCTTCAGACGGCCGTGTCAGCACCGAGCTGCGTCGACGACTTGCGTGCGTTGTGATATTCCTTCGGTCCAAGTTGAGCTCCCAAGCTTCAGTGCCCCCTCAACTCGCCGGAATATTTCATAAAAACTACAACTATACCGACATTCGAAACTGTGGGAGCAAGTATCTCCAGATCGCTCGGAAGCTCGGTGGCCTCGGATCGATCCTCTGGCTTCCGCTGGACATCCCATCCTCAACGTAAGGAGACTTAGTCTAGTACCTAGTGGAATATTTCCGAGGAAGACAGATAAATGTACTTACGCCAAGCAGCTACGAGAGATACCTAAACTtggacgatgaggaggtaTTCCATCATTTGGCTTCTCTCACCCCTCGGTACGAAGACTATACAGCTCTTGTGCAGCGTCTCATATTAAGCCAACTACTTGGTCAGTAGGCTCTGGTTCTTGAGTATGGTTGTAAAAGTGCTCATGATTGTTTCAGATCCGACGCTGCCACCCTCGTATCTGAATCTTTTTGCCGGGTACGCAGATATACTGCCGGCCCCAGACCAGCTATtactcctcctccatgcACTCGGCGGCTCTGACATTCCAGAGAAGCTTCTGAAGAGTGTCCGTTTGCCGCAGAGGAGATGGGACAGCAATGGAGAGATCCAGACCGTCACCGCTGCCGAGTTTGGTCTCCCATCGGAGCTCATCAACATACTGTCTGATCAAATTCATCTTTCTCGCGCCGCGAAAAGCCCGTACATCATCAGAAGCGCCCTTGATGACACTACCATTGTGTGGTCTCTTTGTCCCGACTATGCGTCGATTTTGTCGCGCATCCTACATCCTAGAACGGCCGATGAGCTCGGAGACACAGCCTTGAAACTCATTTGCTATGTTTGCCCCCCCTGCTACGAGGGCAACACAGACTGGTATGCCTTCGTTTACGTCTCGAAATGTGTTTGAACAACCATCACTCACTTTTATTTTGCAGGTCACCTGTGCTCAAACAGGCTGTTTGGCCGATAGTGCAGAGAGTCACAAAACGACACAAAATACCACCGTCACTCAGAGTCCAAGTCCTTGAGACCCTTCTCTTCTTTGGGGAAAGAGATTCGGTTGCTATACGTCGTGTTGCCGTCGAGCAGGCCAAAGGACTCCTGCGGAAGTCAATGCCATATTATCTCCACGCTTCCGTTGCACTCTTCCGCAGCACCCTCCATCGCGTCGACGCAGACTTCGCCAAATCGGAGTCGTACATACGCGACTTCACCTGGCGTGGACCCCGTCCGACCACCCGCCGGGACCACGCGCTCCAGGGACGCCTTCACATTTCCCAGATGGAGAACAAGATCAAGTGTTACGACAACGACGTGCCGTCATCCATCTACGGCTGGAAGGCCGACCAGCCGCTGTCGGCCCTGGACATCGAGGTCACGTTCCGGCTCCagagcacggcggcgcggtTCTTCCAGTCGGTCGGAGATTTTGGCGCGGCCAGGGACTCCTTGGAGCAGATCCTGTCCCTCGACACGACCAAGCCGATACGCGGCAGCACGCGCCGCGTCTTGGTCGGCAGACTCGCCGACACATACTGCGAGATGGGGGATTGTGCGGCTGCTGCCGAGATGGTCCGCGCAGAGCTGGACAACATGAACGACTCTCAAAGCCTGCGTCGCGAGTTTCGACGGCTGATGCTCGCCTCGGCGGAAGCCAACATCGGACTCGAAAAGCTGGGCGCGGCGGAGTCggcgctcgaggagctggaggggGCCACGCTTCCCAGGCCGGACAACCTGCACGACCAGCAACTACACATGCGcgcgctcctcgccgccgctcgcATCGCTCACTCCGGGACGGACCGCGGCTGGGCTGTGCTGCGGTGGAAGTCTgcgctcgaggaggtccAGCGCATGCACACCCTCGGGTCGGGGGGCGGGTTCACAGCGGCGGTGATCCATGTGTCTCTGGCCCacgcccagctcgccgccggtgacggggAGGGCGGTCGACGGTCGTGGGCTACGGGGATGGAGCTTATGAGGAGCCAGACGTGCGAGTACTGGCTCCCCGTCGTGCCCACCGCATGGTTGCAAAGGATCGCCAGGGAGGTTCATGATTCGCAGGGTTGGCTGTTCCGCATGAAACTGCCTGGCGCGAGGTGTGACATCACATGGACTTGAAATCAAGAGGTGTAGACGGATAACTGATTCATCCTCGCCCGTCTAGTCTGTGTTCGTCTTGTTATTTATTGAAGTCTGCTGAGCGATTAGGAAAGGTTTCGGATAAGTCAACTTTTTTCTGTTCGTCAGGACGGCCATGAGTACTTTCGCGTCACTAACGAACAAGAGGAAAATGTGTCGCTTCGTCCTCAAAACCGGCAAACAATGTATTTCAGGATGCTGGAAGCTTTGCTTTCTCGCAGTTGCAGATATACCACCAGGCACTCAGTTGGCTATTGCTGTTGCGGTGAAAACTGGTTTCCCAAGTAAGTGGTTATCAATGAACATCGACTCTATGGCTTGTTAGTTCTACAAAATGGACTATAAGGATGATCTGCTATTATTTTACTTGGTTGGCACCCTATCACCAATAATCCAGGGCGCCCGTGAGGGCTGTTCATGACGAAATATTCTTGACTAAGGCAACCTATGTTCAATGTTTCGTTTCATCTCAGGGACGAAATCAAAGATAGACAAGCGTAGTGATGGCAATACTGCTACACATCATGTAACAGCCAAGTCTGATTCATCAACAAAGCCAATTCACAGCTGTAAGCTACAAATTGTAATCCCTGATGGAGCCATCCGACCCTATGATCTTGGATGTACTGTAGTCTGTGTCCGACTCTTCACAGCCCCATGTGCCGTAGAAGACAGAGGACTTGTGTTCATAAAAAAGATAATCCCATAAACAAACCATCGAGATTAACGATTTAGTGTATTCTGTCATTGGCTGCAGTTGACACCCATCTGATTCCATCAACCAAAATATCAGCAGCAAGGTCGAGGTACCCACTCGGCTCACATCTATTCCCTCAAGATTGGTTATGGACGACTCAACGTGGTTCAGGCCAGTCCACGTTAAAGAAGCAAACCACCAGCTGCCAGGATGGCGGGGAATTCTTCTAGATGGTTGCAGGCTCCGGGTCGCATAGTGCGGAGGCGTTTTGGGGCCAGTCAGGAACGTTCTAGGTCCAGTCGATATAAACTCGATCGCGTGCTCGGGCTAAGCCTTTCCTCATGGATAAGGGAACCCTTGAGTAGAGAGACTAATGTAAGGGCAATGCGGGCAGGCTCCGCGTTCTGCAGGGGAACGCCAATGTAACAGTTCGCATCCGTCTTCCGTCGATCAATATGGCGTGAGGCTCTGCCGGTTTGACGTGAAGTGGCTCTTTGCTTCGGCCCAACTTCGTTTTGCTCAGACTTCATTTAACCTCCTTTAATGTGATCAAGTCGCCTACGAGTAGTGTGTCCTATCAAAACAAGAAATCAAAGCAGCCCTGGCAAGATCTGCAACCGTAACTGAGGAAGACCTAAAGCTGAGCTGATATTTAACTCAAAAAAGGGAACCTATGAACAATGTCAGCTTGGAAAGCTGAGAACAACGCACGGAATGAATTATTGCAGTTTGCTTTGAGCTGGTGAGCTGGTGTAGGCTTCACTCTACATCAGGTCACAGAGTGTGTCTTGTACGGCCTTCTCTGTCCATCAGCCTTGAGCATACACACGTACATACACACAGTTGGTACCTTTTGTTAAATGACAACGTAATGACGACAGCTGCAGTTAATTCTAAGAAAACCTCACTGGCTGTGTGACGTCTCTGACACCAGATGGTTATGATGGGCCGAACCTGTTCCATTCCGCTTTTGATAGTGAGATATTGGCAAAGGCTCGGCTACAAGAGTCCAATCGGTTATCCTTTAGTTCTGATTGGTTGTGAATGAAAACCTCGCATAGTTGACATCTCTGGAAGAGACGCCTAGCCAAGTTGCGATTACCAACCTCCCCCCCGAGTCGTAAGCTCCAGCGTCATCTTTGATAGAGATATGGGATTCAACGGGCCTGCAGCTGACAATCCACATTCCCCATTGAGGTAAAAGCCGCCTAGCCCCCAGCGGCCGCTTGGTTACCACCCCGGAAATCGCTCAACCCGGAGAACTCTAATGCattctcctcccccccgctGACCCAGGACCTCGGGCTTGTCAATAACAACATATCAATATTATCCCGCACCTGCCTAATAACGTAAGTAGCCAAGCCGGTACTCACCTTCCAGAAGCAGACAGCTTTGGAAACTAGTTGCGCGGCGAGTCGCGTTGGGCTTGGTTGGGAAGGCTCTGCAATGCTCGGCGTGCTGCGGtgccaaggccgccaaggtcAGCTTGATTCCCGGCGTATGGTACCAAGCACTGCTTATCAAATAGTTTGATATGGGCCAAGCTTTTACGGTAGCATCACTCGTCTTGGAAGCTTCCCTTTCTCCCTCGGGGCTCACTGGAGGGACATATTAGCATCGACGTCTGGATTTCGCCAGCCTTCCCTAGAATCACGAAAGTCGTGGCATTCCCCACAGCAAACGTTTGCCATGGCTGCTATGCGGGGGAAAACAAAAGCCATCTTACTAGTTGGTTATtggatggaggagggaagCATGACGATCGAAGGAGACTTGTCGGTGAGTACTTATAGATCCGGGTGTGGTGTTTGCTTGAGAAGCTGATGCCCCCCTCTGTCCTACTCGCAGTCACCTCTTCCCTTCAGTGACAGTTTCGTGTGACAAAGCCGTGGTACTCTTTGCTGAGCCTACGACACAAGTAACACCGTCATCATGGTCCGAATCAACTCCGCAGCCCTTCTGGGCTCTGCCATGATCGGCTTGAGCAGcgcagccggcgccggcaccaaGGCCGAGTACGCTTCTGGCGAGGTTCACCACCGCATCATGGGCATCAAGATGGTACGTTCTCGCACGGGAAATTTCACCCAACGATCATGATGCTTTGAACAGCTCTGTTGACGGTTTTCAAAGGCTCAATGGGAGGCCGAGTCCGAGGCCGGTCTGATGGACAGCGCCCGCTACCCTGAGCTCGGCTACACTCCGTGTGTCAACGGCTTTGCTGCTGCCATCCCCGGCGATGCCAACAACACCTTCCGGTGCAGAAACGTACGTAACATAACGCCCTCATGATACACCTGTTGCGTTTGCTGGTTGGCCGTTGAGACTAACCCCgtccaaaaaaaaagattgACCTCTACCACTTCTTGTCCCACGAGCAGCTTGGCAGCTGGGGCGGACGAGGATCTTCGTCGTGGGGTTGGACCTCTGCTGATGGCAGAGAGTTCGTTGCCATTGGACAGTACGACGGCACCGCCTTCGCCGAGATCAGCAAGGAGGGAAAGCTGGTGTacctcggccgtctcccCCAGTACGACTCCATCGGCTCGAACTGGAGAGAGATCCGCATCGTCGGAGACATTGTCGTCATCGgctccgaggccatcaagcaCGGCGTCCAGTTCTTCGACATGAAGAAGgtcctcgaccttgacccGGCGAACCCCAAGAACTTCACCCAGGCCGACCTCACCGGCCACTGGGACGAGCTCCCCGTCGGCCGCACGCACAACATCGTCGTCAACCAGGAGCTCAACTACGCCATCGCCTGCGGTTCCGTCGGCGGGAACGCCACCATCCGCGTCAGAGACGAGCTGCCCTGCCGCGGCGGTCTGatcttcctcgacatcagCGACCCCACCAACGTCACGAGCCCCGGCTGCGCTGCCGGTGACGGCTAcgtccacgacgccgagTGCCTCGTCTACCGCGGCCCCGACGCCCGCTACTACGGCAGGGACATCTGCTACGGCTACAACGAGGACACGCTGACCATCTACGACGTCACGGACAAGAACGGCAACGTCACCAACATCATCTCCATCAGCGACTACCCCGGCGCCGAGTACGTCCACCAGGGCGTCGTCAACAACGAGACCTGGCAGGAGtacctcttcctcgacgacgagttcgacGAGCGCGACGCCAAGGTCGGCCCCATGACCCAGGGCCTGCCCACGACGCACATCTTCGACATCCGCGACCTGGAGAACCCCGTCTACACGGGCTACTACGCCGGCAAGACGCGCTCCATCG belongs to Colletotrichum higginsianum IMI 349063 chromosome 5, whole genome shotgun sequence and includes:
- a CDS encoding Peptidase s41 family protein; the encoded protein is MVRINSAALLGSAMIGLSSAAGAGTKAEYASGEVHHRIMGIKMAQWEAESEAGLMDSARYPELGYTPCVNGFAAAIPGDANNTFRCRNIDLYHFLSHEQLGSWGGRGSSSWGWTSADGREFVAIGQYDGTAFAEISKEGKLVYLGRLPQYDSIGSNWREIRIVGDIVVIGSEAIKHGVQFFDMKKVLDLDPANPKNFTQADLTGHWDELPVGRTHNIVVNQELNYAIACGSVGGNATIRVRDELPCRGGLIFLDISDPTNVTSPGCAAGDGYVHDAECLVYRGPDARYYGRDICYGYNEDTLTIYDVTDKNGNVTNIISISDYPGAEYVHQGVVNNETWQEYLFLDDEFDERDAKVGPMTQGLPTTHIFDIRDLENPVYTGYYAGKTRSIDHNQYIVGGYLYQSNYGNGLNVLDVSSVTKDPTGAGICEAGFFDIYPEDDEEEGGGKVQFAGSWSSYANFKSGFVFVHTIERGSFVVKMTSKECPKAPVCNADNCLRALRASSVPGRLEESVEFCGNFTTRQRTEESLLPEYASKACVENNNKKPVERVSSACACIPTPVVPELPRTTTRPPVPTVLPPKA
- a CDS encoding Ferric reductase transmembrane component 5; translation: MLVGWFTLDLHHAALSMPTATMMQALRPPTTKQHCNEKTLKIYAVFLCGLLVLAFVARWLREICNRTPSSAASRASRDPHLFKWFHLFRKLERQADWGWFGRRSFGLIILVGIYLAGNTVFSSTNLAMYQLNHWASRFGWMCAANMALCVFFGLKNTPLAYITPISHAQLNIFHRIAGYTAVLLVLLHAIFYTIHFGRQGRWANMVKQENLEGIGAGISMLALLMGVLRHRSYEIFYVSHIVGFVAAVVLTSLHRPNWAKKLPVLMLFIATLWVADRVLRAARITYNLVNNTATFYSLPGGGTRLLLKKPGIEVAPPGAHCFLWIPRIHLFQSHPFTIVSNGPSGLELVMKSRKGFTKTVGNFAARYPRCTAWASVDGPYTSCPNTESYDKLILIAGGSGAAFTVGLMNRILSQSERPIHQSIEFVWAVKRAEQLSWFSEHLRNLSKAGSGVSVRLYVTSEDSVASPSLATYSDVESGVQPEMERSLSSKTGFANYGSISEVCDTDALLGGTDWDAVTFTRMDIEMVIGKAMGTSKSCQRVFVAACGPESLMDAVKDSADDWRSKRGFRIDVHCEDFNG
- a CDS encoding Major facilitator superfamily transporter, encoding MGRSSPNELDKSKPGPAQPTCEETPLLQEHASSPDSAKSRSVSWASIPGKWQLAVLVMARLAEPLSERSLTSYLFYQLQWLNPDLDPAEIPKQAGYLTAVFAAAQCLTSVWWGHAADNPSLGRKRVLTIGLVGSAMSALGMAFSTSLYAAFFFRFCAGALNGNIGVLRTMVSEIVVDKRYQPRAFLLLPMCFNVGVIIGPLLSGFLADPVHTLPRLFGPDSLFGGAHGVQWMRDFPYALPNLFCAVILGTATLGIILGLDETHPQLKHQPDAGRRLGKHIMHTILRRVPGYNDDPGAVGIPSASVQGPIDEEVGALPIKPKRKIRAPFSAILTRQVCLNMLQRFLQSLHVSAFNSIFFSLLPTPRAENNNFHTPFRFTGGLGLSSEKIGLANTTIGMIGIPLQLILYPRLISMLGVRQSYRVFLPLSIVAYFSLPYLVLLPDDAVLIWTCLSAVLTMHVLSRTFVNPATMLLVNDSAPSPNLLGTVHGLASSISSAGRIMGPTAGGAMLSWGLTHDLVGLPLWLLGVLAVINWAVLWWIDDVSMSH
- a CDS encoding ABC multidrug transporter; this translates as MDATCICSSIQLLAKGHDEDSARALIPALNCHLEDLRRLLAQSKSLSRDVRYRVTPRNERTGRVLSVTSAHIAPVNRIRELFGDTVGEFWVSSDGRVSTELRRRLACVVIFLRSKLSSQASVPPQLAGIFHKNYNYTDIRNCGSKYLQIARKLGGLGSILWLPLDIPSSTYERYLNLDDEEVFHHLASLTPRYEDYTALVQRLILSQLLDPTLPPSYLNLFAGYADILPAPDQLLLLLHALGGSDIPEKLLKSVRLPQRRWDSNGEIQTVTAAEFGLPSELINILSDQIHLSRAAKSPYIIRSALDDTTIVWSLCPDYASILSRILHPRTADELGDTALKLICYVCPPCYEGNTDWSPVLKQAVWPIVQRVTKRHKIPPSLRVQVLETLLFFGERDSVAIRRVAVEQAKGLLRKSMPYYLHASVALFRSTLHRVDADFAKSESYIRDFTWRGPRPTTRRDHALQGRLHISQMENKIKCYDNDVPSSIYGWKADQPLSALDIEVTFRLQSTAARFFQSVGDFGAARDSLEQILSLDTTKPIRGSTRRVLVGRLADTYCEMGDCAAAAEMVRAELDNMNDSQSLRREFRRLMLASAEANIGLEKLGAAESALEELEGATLPRPDNLHDQQLHMRALLAAARIAHSGTDRGWAVLRWKSALEEVQRMHTLGSGGGFTAAVIHVSLAHAQLAAGDGEGGRRSWATGMELMRSQTCEYWLPVVPTAWLQRIAREVHDSQGWLFRMKLPGARCDITWT